A stretch of Lathyrus oleraceus cultivar Zhongwan6 chromosome 6, CAAS_Psat_ZW6_1.0, whole genome shotgun sequence DNA encodes these proteins:
- the LOC127091534 gene encoding probable protein phosphatase 2C 46, whose protein sequence is MLSELVNFLKACFRPGLDGNGRTSSDSGGKQDGLLWYKDAGQHLCGEFSMAVVQANNLLEDQSQIESGSLSLNESGPYGTFVGVYDGHGGPETSRFINNHLFQHLKRFTTEQQSMSVDVIRKAFQATEEGFMSLVSQLWPISPQIAAVGSCCLVGVICNGTLYIANLGDSRAVLGRTVKATGEVLAMQLSTEHNASIESIRQELHSLHPDDSNIVVLKHNVWRVKGIIQISRCIGDVYLKKAEFNREPLYPKFRLHEPFKRPILSSEPSILTHQLQPQDQFIIFASDGLWEHFSNQEAVDIVQNNPHAGIARRMVKTALKAAAKKREMRYSDLNKIDRGVRRHFHDDITVIVVFLESSVMSRASTVKFPSISVKGGGVSLPHNSLAPCTTTTDNGST, encoded by the exons ATGTTATCGGAGTTAGTGAACTTTTTGAAGGCCTGCTTTCGGCCGGGTTTGGATGGAAATGGACGCACATCATCAGATTCTGGAGGTAAACAAGATGGACTATTATGGTACAAAGACGCGGGGCAGCACTTATGCGGTGAATTTTCGATGGCTGTAGTTCAAGCCAATAACTTGCTGGAGGATCAGAGCCAGATTGAATCGGGTAGTTTGAGCTTGAATGAATCTGGTCCTTATGGAACTTTTGTTGGTGTCTATGATGGGCATGGAGGACCTGAGACGTCTCGGTTTATCAATAACCACCTATTTCAACATCTCAAGA GGTTTACTACCGAGCAACAATCAATGTCGGTGGATGTAATTCGCAAGGCATTCCAAGCAACAGAAGAGGGGTTTATGTCACTAGTTTCGCAACTGTGGCCTATTTCACCGCAAATTGCAGCCGTTGGATCGTGTTGTCTTGTTGGTGTTATTTGCAACGGAACCCTTTATATAGCAAATCTCGGCGATTCCAGGGCTGTTTTGGGAAGAACGGTTAAAGCGACTGGTGAAGTTTTAGCCATGCAATTATCAACAGAACACAATGCATCCATAGAGTCTATAAGACAGGAGCTTCATTCTTTGCACCCCGACGATTCAAATATTGTTGTCTTAAAGCATAACGTATGGCGTGTGAAGGGAATTATTCAA ATATCTAGATGTATTGGCGATGTATATTTGAAGAAAGCCGAGTTCAATAGAGAACCATTATATCCCAAGTTTCGACTTCACGAGCCGTTCAAGAGGCCAATACTGAGCTCAGAACCATCAATATTAACGCATCAGTTGCAGCCTCAAGATCAATTTATAATATTCGCGTCCGATGGGCTCTGGGAACATTTCAGCAATCAAGAAGCAGTCGATATAGTTCAAAACAACCCCCATGCC GGAATTGCAAGGAGGATGGTGAAAACTGCGCTTAAAGCGGCAGCAAAGAAGAGAGAAATGAGATATTCGGATTTAAACAAAATAGACCGTGGAGTTCGTCGACATTTCCACGATGATATCACAGTGATAGTTGTATTTCTTGAGTCGAGTGTAATGAGTAGGGCAAGCACAGTGAAGTTCCCTAGTATTTCTGTTAAAGGTGGTGGTGTTAGCCTCCCTCACAACTCATTAGCACCTTGTACTACTACAACAGATAATGGTAGTACTTGA